The genomic DNA GTCTTGAGATGGGCGACGGTGCTCAGCGGAACCAGGCGGCCGTGGCTGCCGCGCACGTAGATCTTCGAGAGCACGGTGGGGTCTTTGTAGAACCGCGGCGCGACCTCGATGATGACCTTGTATTCGTCGCGCTCGGTGTAGATCGTGGAGATCTGCTGCGCGCCAAAGGCTTCGGCAAGCGCGGTGTCGATCTGGCGGGCGGTGAGACCCAGGGCCGAGGCCTTGTCCCGATCGATGACGAGGTCAGCCTCGAGGCTAGCGGTCTGCAGGTCGGTGGAGGCGTCCTGCACGCCGGGGATGTCGCGCATGCGCGCGAGAAGCTTGTCGGCGCCGCTGTAGAGCGCCTTCAGATCGAGGCTCTGCACGGTGCACTGGTACAGCCCCTTGGTCATCATGCCGCCGATGCGAATCGAGGGCGGGTTCTGCATGAACGCCTTGATGCCCACGACGCGCGAGAACTGGCGGCGCAGGTCTTGCGCCACCTGGTCGGCTGACATGGTGCGCTGGTTGCGCGGCTTCAGGGTGACGAAGAGCCGGCCGGCGTTGCCCGTGTTGCTGGCTCCTCCCACGCCGACCGCGCACATGAAGTTGTTCACCGCCGGATGCCGGGCAATGATGTCGGAGAGCTCGCGCTGATGCGCCTGCATCGCGTCGAACGAGATGTCTTGCGGCCCTTCGGTGGAGATCATGATCTGGTTCGTGTCGACGGTGGGGATGAAGCCCTTCGAGCACATGCCGAAGAGCTTCACGGTGAGCCAGACGAGTGCGATCGACGCGACGAGAACCACGAAGCGGAATCGCAGCGTGATGCGCAGCAGCACGGCATACAGGTTGCGCATCTCGTCGAACACCGATTCGGTGATGCGGTACAAGCGGCCATGAGCAGGGGGGGCGGCCTTCAGCATCCGGCTGCAGAGCATGGGAATGAGGCTCACCGAGACGAATCCCGAGATGGCGATGGCGCAGGTGATGGTGATGGCGAACTCGCGAAAGAGGCGCCCGACGATGCCGCCCATGAAGATGATGGGGGTGAACACGGCGATGAGCGAGACGGTCATCGACACGATGGTGAACCCCACCTCTCGGGTGCCGTCGAGGGCGGCCAGCATCGGGGTCTTGCCCATCTCGATGTGGCGCACGATGTTCTCGAGCACCACGATGGCGTCATCGACGACGTAGCCCACCGAGAGCGTCAGCGCCATGAGCGACAGGTTGTTGAGCGAGAAGCCTAGCCACGCCATGCAGAAGAACGTGCCGAGCAGCGACAGGGGAAGCGAGAGGCTGGGGATGAGCGTGGCGACAGGGTTGCGCAGGAAGGCGAAGATGACGAGAACCACCAGCACCACCGTGATGCCCAGGGTGTGCTCGACGTCGGTCACCGACTCGCGGATGGTGAGGGAGCGGTCGTACAGCACTCCGAGCCGCACCGACCCAGGGATCTGATCGGCGAGGAGCCGCAGCTGCTTGTGCACGTTCTCGATGACCTGCACCGTGTTGGTGTTGGGCTGGCGCTGCACGGCGAGAACGATGGCGCGACCATCGCCTGTCCAGTTGGCCACCTTGTCGTTCTCGACGCTGTCGATGACGTCGGCCACCTGTTCGAGGCGCACCGGCACCCCGCGCCGCACGGCGACGATGAGCGGGCGGAACTGTGCCGCGTCGAACCGCTGGTCGTTGGCCTGCACGCTGTAGGCGAGGTGCTCTCCCTGGAGCGTTCCCGTCGGCTTCTTGACGCTGCCGGCCTGGATGGCCTGCGCCACCTGATCGATTCCGATGCCCAGCGCGGCCAGGCGGTCTGGGTTCACCTGCGCCCGCACGGCGTACTTCTTGGCGCCGAAGACACTGACCTGGGCCACGCCGTCGACCATCGAGATGCGCTGTGCGACCAGGGTCTCCGCGTAGTCGTCGACCACGTGGAGGGGCTGGGTCTTCGAGCTCAGGAAGAGGTACAGCACGGGGGCATCGGCCGGGTTCGCCTTGCGCACTGTTGGGCGCGTGGGCATGGGGGGCAGGAGGGGCATGGCCGTGGCCACGGCGGTCTGGACGTCCTGGGCGGCGGCGTCGATCTCGCGGGTGAGATTGAACTGGATGACGATGGTGGTCTGCCCGGTCGAGCTCGACGAACTGATGGAGTCGATGCCGGCGATGGTGGCGAACTGACGCTCGAGCGGGGTGGCCACGGTGGTGGCCATGGTCTCGGGGTTCGCCCCCGGCAGGTTCGCCATCACCATGAGGGTGGGGAAGTCGACCTGAGGGAGATCGCTGATGGGCAGCTGACGAAATCCCAGCACGCCGAACACGACGATGGCCAGCATGACCAGCGTGGTCATGACGGGACGGCGGATGAAGACCGCCGAGATGTTCACGGCTTGTGCACGCGCACCTTGGCGCCAGGCGTCAGCTGCAGCTGACCGTCGGTGACGACGGTCTCTCCCGCCTTCAAGCCTTCGGCGATGACGGCCTTGCCGTCGGCTCGCGTGTCGACCTTGACGGCGCGCGACGCCACCGTGTCGTCGCCGCTGAGCACGAACACGTAGTCGCCGCTCTGGCCGGGCTGCACGGCCTGTTCGGGCACGAGCACCACGTTGCGCTGGCTTCCGAGATGCAGCGTCACGTTGGCGTAGCGCCCCGGCCAGAGGCGATGATGCGGGTTGTCGAACGTGGCGCGAAGGGTGATGGTGCCCGTGCTTGTGTCGACGGCGTTGTCGATGAAGCTCACGCGGCCTCGTTCCTCTCCCTCCGTTCCCCCCACCGCGGCGGTCACGGCGATGGGCGCGATGCGCTGCGCGCGTCGAATGGCGGGCAGCTGCTTCTCGGGCACCGCGAATGCGATGTAGACCGGGGTGATCTCGTCGATGGTGATGAGCGGTGTCGGGTCGTTGGCCTTCACCACCGCGCCCGCGTAGAGGCTGAGGCTGCCGGTTCGCCCGTCCAGCGGTGCCCGGATGGTGGCGAAGCCGAGCTGCACCGTGGCGTTTCTCGCCACGGCCTCATCGGCGGCAAGATTCGATTCGAGGATCTTCACGCTGGCCGCGTCGACCTCGAGGGTGGCGCGAACCGACGCGATGGCGGCCGTGTCTGAATCGACGATGCCCTTCTGGCTTCGTGCGGCCGCGGCTTGCTGTTCGGCCTGCTCGGTGGTG from Pseudomonadota bacterium includes the following:
- a CDS encoding acriflavine resistance protein B is translated as MNISAVFIRRPVMTTLVMLAIVVFGVLGFRQLPISDLPQVDFPTLMVMANLPGANPETMATTVATPLERQFATIAGIDSISSSSSTGQTTIVIQFNLTREIDAAAQDVQTAVATAMPLLPPMPTRPTVRKANPADAPVLYLFLSSKTQPLHVVDDYAETLVAQRISMVDGVAQVSVFGAKKYAVRAQVNPDRLAALGIGIDQVAQAIQAGSVKKPTGTLQGEHLAYSVQANDQRFDAAQFRPLIVAVRRGVPVRLEQVADVIDSVENDKVANWTGDGRAIVLAVQRQPNTNTVQVIENVHKQLRLLADQIPGSVRLGVLYDRSLTIRESVTDVEHTLGITVVLVVLVIFAFLRNPVATLIPSLSLPLSLLGTFFCMAWLGFSLNNLSLMALTLSVGYVVDDAIVVLENIVRHIEMGKTPMLAALDGTREVGFTIVSMTVSLIAVFTPIIFMGGIVGRLFREFAITITCAIAISGFVSVSLIPMLCSRMLKAAPPAHGRLYRITESVFDEMRNLYAVLLRITLRFRFVVLVASIALVWLTVKLFGMCSKGFIPTVDTNQIMISTEGPQDISFDAMQAHQRELSDIIARHPAVNNFMCAVGVGGASNTGNAGRLFVTLKPRNQRTMSADQVAQDLRRQFSRVVGIKAFMQNPPSIRIGGMMTKGLYQCTVQSLDLKALYSGADKLLARMRDIPGVQDASTDLQTASLEADLVIDRDKASALGLTARQIDTALAEAFGAQQISTIYTERDEYKVIIEVAPRFYKDPTVLSKIYVRGSHGRLVPLSTVAHLKTGLAPLLVNHLGQLPAATISFNLAPGTSLGSVVEQVQRFCRETLPRGVTASFQGNAQAFQSSVGGLLTLLVVAILVIYIVLGILYESFAHPITILSGLPSAGVGAIATLMLFKVDLDIYGFLGLLMLIGIVKKNAIMMIDHALEAERNEGKSPAEAIEEACLVRFRPITMTTVAAIMGSLPIAVSMGGGAEARQPLGLAVVGGLVVSQLLTLFITPVVYLYIERISERFGGRRGLSRPRILLDGGGARA
- a CDS encoding efflux RND transporter periplasmic adaptor subunit → MSTLQQSSTPTSADAPPDSPGEPSGGPPYANAEQRIARLGCVLLLLIVLGGGLFGGLRFLRQREATRGSGPDRKGPTVIPVTVARAELGSVSNTLQAVGNVLPHRTVAVTSQVGGQLLAVVFKQGDFVRKGQVLFQVDPRPLQAALDQAHAAIARDRAQIAQARLTVAKDRSLIRQAEANLARDQASYAYAVRQDKRYGSLLASGYVTTEQAEQQAAAARSQKGIVDSDTAAIASVRATLEVDAASVKILESNLAADEAVARNATVQLGFATIRAPLDGRTGSLSLYAGAVVKANDPTPLITIDEITPVYIAFAVPEKQLPAIRRAQRIAPIAVTAAVGGTEGEERGRVSFIDNAVDTSTGTITLRATFDNPHHRLWPGRYANVTLHLGSQRNVVLVPEQAVQPGQSGDYVFVLSGDDTVASRAVKVDTRADGKAVIAEGLKAGETVVTDGQLQLTPGAKVRVHKP